A part of Actinoallomurus bryophytorum genomic DNA contains:
- a CDS encoding GNAT family N-acetyltransferase, with the protein MLIRRETAGDVAAVYDVTAAAFARSGGEVPEARLLTELRAGDAWLPALSFVADAAGVVGHVVCSRGWVGSAPVLALGPLSVHPGHQRRGVGLALVHTVLGAADALGEPMVVLLGDPRYYERFGFRLAEEYGIVPAVPEWRPHFQVRALSAYDPGVRGMFAYPEPFDRV; encoded by the coding sequence ATGCTGATCAGGCGTGAGACGGCCGGGGACGTCGCGGCCGTGTACGACGTGACCGCCGCCGCGTTCGCGCGGTCCGGTGGGGAGGTGCCCGAGGCGCGCCTGCTCACCGAGCTGCGCGCCGGTGACGCGTGGCTGCCCGCCCTGTCGTTCGTCGCGGACGCCGCGGGTGTCGTCGGCCATGTCGTGTGCAGCCGCGGGTGGGTGGGCTCCGCGCCGGTGCTCGCGCTCGGGCCGCTCAGCGTGCACCCCGGCCACCAGCGGCGCGGCGTGGGACTCGCGCTCGTGCACACGGTGCTGGGCGCGGCGGACGCGCTGGGCGAGCCGATGGTCGTGCTGCTCGGGGACCCGCGCTACTACGAGCGGTTCGGGTTCCGGCTCGCCGAGGAGTACGGCATCGTCCCGGCGGTGCCGGAGTGGCGGCCGCACTTCCAGGTACGCGCGCTGTCCGCGTACGACCCCGGGGTCCGTGGCATGTTCGCCTATCCCGAGCCGTTCGACCGGGTGTGA